In Elusimicrobiota bacterium, one DNA window encodes the following:
- a CDS encoding N-acetylmuramic acid 6-phosphate etherase translates to MNPKRFARLTTEKPNPASRGLDQRPLPGLVDLMVRENARAVAAVAREKNALVRGVRSLSLALSRGGRIFFVGAGTSGRLGVLEAAECPPTFNTPSGTVRALMAGGRRAVFRSQEGAEDRTREPRSALRGLLPRDAVVGVAASGVTPYVLSALRTARQRGAATVLVTCNRPSNRALADVIIAARTGPEPLTGSTRLKAGTATKIILNTLTTLAMVQTGKVYDHWMVDLQPRSEKLRARAARLVSGLGGVSPAAATRLLRLADGRAKTAIVMARRGVDRRTAEIRLRAAKGFLRGALKSR, encoded by the coding sequence GTGAATCCAAAACGATTTGCGCGTTTGACGACGGAAAAACCCAACCCCGCGTCCCGGGGATTGGACCAAAGGCCCTTGCCCGGCCTGGTGGACCTGATGGTCCGTGAAAACGCCCGGGCCGTGGCCGCGGTCGCCCGAGAAAAAAACGCGTTGGTTCGCGGCGTGCGCTCATTGTCGCTCGCCTTGTCCCGAGGCGGGCGAATCTTTTTTGTCGGCGCCGGCACCAGCGGGCGTTTGGGCGTCTTGGAAGCCGCCGAATGCCCGCCCACCTTCAACACCCCTTCCGGCACCGTTCGCGCTTTGATGGCCGGCGGCCGGCGCGCGGTGTTCCGTTCCCAGGAAGGCGCCGAGGATCGAACCCGGGAACCTCGATCGGCCCTGCGGGGTTTGCTCCCTCGGGACGCCGTGGTCGGCGTCGCCGCCAGCGGCGTGACCCCCTACGTTCTTTCGGCTCTGCGGACCGCCCGTCAACGGGGGGCCGCCACGGTGCTCGTCACCTGCAACCGGCCCTCCAACCGCGCCTTGGCCGATGTGATTATCGCCGCCCGGACCGGCCCCGAACCCCTGACGGGATCCACGCGGCTTAAAGCGGGGACCGCGACGAAAATCATACTAAACACGCTGACGACCCTGGCCATGGTCCAAACCGGCAAGGTGTACGACCATTGGATGGTTGATCTCCAACCCCGGTCGGAGAAGCTTCGGGCCCGGGCCGCTCGTTTGGTGTCGGGGCTGGGCGGCGTGTCCCCGGCGGCCGCGACGCGACTTTTGCGGTTGGCGGACGGCCGGGCCAAGACCGCCATCGTCATGGCCCGGCGGGGCGTGGACCGTCGGACGGCGGAAATCCGTTTGCGGGCCGCGAAGGGATTTTTGCGCGGTGCCCTGAAATCCCGATGA
- a CDS encoding VTT domain-containing protein has product MIHHFIRLIEALQGNPLSAPVFVLLYAGGCFIAPISLFPVAGGVLFGFGKGLIINLAAALLGASGAFGLARVLGRRRLEPWLKRSGQAHAWVAALENPTPGAFILLRLVGFPPFVITNYLAGLSFMPFRVFLWTSTVGLFPWTFVMTFFSGTFWAILHDAGLKGFRQSLLDHSRPLMAGTAVVVAVFVIGWILRARTESAKKSGG; this is encoded by the coding sequence GTGATTCATCATTTCATCCGCCTCATCGAGGCGCTGCAAGGCAACCCCCTGTCGGCGCCCGTTTTCGTTCTGCTTTACGCGGGCGGGTGCTTTATCGCCCCCATCAGCCTATTCCCGGTGGCGGGGGGGGTGTTGTTCGGTTTCGGGAAAGGATTAATCATCAATCTGGCGGCCGCCCTGTTGGGGGCCAGCGGGGCCTTTGGACTGGCGAGGGTGTTGGGTCGGCGGCGCCTGGAACCGTGGTTGAAGCGGTCCGGGCAGGCCCACGCGTGGGTCGCCGCGTTGGAGAACCCCACCCCGGGCGCTTTTATCCTCCTTCGACTGGTCGGATTTCCGCCTTTCGTCATCACGAACTATCTGGCGGGGCTCTCGTTCATGCCTTTTCGCGTTTTTTTGTGGACCAGTACCGTGGGGCTTTTTCCGTGGACGTTCGTCATGACTTTTTTTTCCGGGACGTTTTGGGCCATTTTGCATGACGCGGGGTTGAAAGGGTTCCGGCAATCGTTGCTGGACCACAGTCGGCCCCTGATGGCGGGCACGGCCGTCGTGGTGGCCGTGTTCGTGATCGGATGGATATTGCGCGCGCGAACGGAGTCGGCGAAAAAAAGCGGGGGTTAA
- a CDS encoding MltA domain-containing protein produces MNNPGRAAVFFLLAAGCLGPIHRYPPAVAVPRSGSTAPVPATALLRLPPEEAPDFLDDLDREDLGIAVRASRRYFEKQPSDRLFHFGPDAYNAREMAEGMALIDEWLAANPPDFGRRVRDAFWVYRSTGAAPDGNVVFSAYYEHDLDASLTRTSSFTVPLYGRPADLEESMLPSGEKQIGRRVGGNLRPYWSREEIDSGGRLAGRNLEIAWAADPLDVFFLQVQGSGWLRLPNGERLRIRYAGNNGLPYRSVGGAMIERGLLSRETFSREAMKQYLRSHAGTRQSLLNINPRYVFFQIDRSDLKDAAFGSLNVPLTPRRSIATDPAVYPPGALAWMETDTKNKTARFVVNQDEGGAIKGPGRVDYFVGGGAAGESFAVGFWEKGRVYFLAKRRGGTERGAR; encoded by the coding sequence GTGAATAATCCCGGGCGGGCGGCGGTTTTTTTTCTGTTGGCCGCGGGCTGCCTGGGCCCCATCCACCGGTACCCGCCCGCCGTGGCCGTTCCCCGGTCGGGGTCCACCGCTCCGGTTCCCGCCACCGCCCTGCTTCGCCTCCCGCCCGAGGAGGCGCCGGATTTTCTGGACGACCTGGATCGGGAGGACTTGGGAATCGCCGTCCGGGCGAGCCGCCGCTACTTTGAAAAACAACCTTCCGACCGTTTGTTCCACTTTGGTCCCGATGCCTACAACGCCCGGGAAATGGCCGAAGGGATGGCGCTGATCGACGAATGGCTGGCGGCGAATCCGCCGGATTTCGGCCGTCGCGTCCGGGACGCCTTTTGGGTATACCGATCCACGGGCGCGGCGCCGGACGGGAACGTCGTGTTTTCGGCCTACTACGAGCACGACCTGGACGCTTCGTTGACCCGGACTTCCTCCTTCACCGTGCCCCTCTACGGCCGGCCGGCCGATCTGGAAGAATCGATGTTGCCCAGCGGCGAAAAGCAAATCGGGCGCCGCGTCGGCGGAAATCTTCGTCCCTATTGGTCCCGGGAGGAGATCGATTCCGGCGGCCGCCTGGCCGGTAGGAATTTGGAGATCGCCTGGGCGGCGGATCCCTTGGATGTTTTCTTTTTGCAGGTGCAGGGGTCGGGCTGGTTGCGGTTGCCGAACGGAGAACGCCTGCGCATCCGCTACGCGGGGAACAACGGGCTCCCCTACCGGTCCGTGGGCGGCGCCATGATCGAACGGGGGCTGTTGTCCCGCGAAACGTTTTCCCGGGAAGCGATGAAGCAATATCTCCGGTCCCACGCCGGAACCCGGCAATCCCTCTTGAACATCAATCCGCGCTACGTTTTTTTCCAGATCGACCGGTCCGACCTCAAAGACGCGGCGTTTGGTTCCTTGAACGTTCCTTTGACGCCCCGGCGGTCCATCGCCACGGATCCCGCCGTGTATCCCCCGGGCGCCCTGGCGTGGATGGAAACCGACACGAAAAACAAGACGGCCCGTTTTGTGGTCAATCAGGACGAAGGCGGGGCGATCAAAGGGCCGGGGCGGGTGGACTATTTCGTGGGCGGGGGGGCCGCCGGGGAATCCTTCGCCGTCGGCTTTTGGGAAAAAGGGCGGGTTTACTTTTTGGCCAAGCGGCGCGGCGGCACGGAGCGCGGCGCGCGCTGA
- a CDS encoding phenylalanine--tRNA ligase subunit beta: MKASLAWLNEFLPEPLTAPEAAARLRRAGFDVPSVARVGGVLTNVVVARVEAVEKHPNADKLRVCRVFDGKDRWNVVCGAPNVTAGGVYPLARLGATLPGDLKIEARALRGVDSQGMMCSARELGLSDEHAGLFELPVDATLGESIVKALGLDDEILEVEITPNRPDALSHWGLARELAAAAGRPLAWKPPTVPKAPARKNDVKIEDPAACSRYIGRVLEGVRVTASPLWMRLRLERCGLRSINNVVDVTNYVLLEWGHPLHAFDRAKLAESRIVVRRGRAGETLEGLDGVVRPVDGALVIADAARPQALAGVLGGRPASVTAESTDLFLESAVFLPAEIRRARGRWNLSTESSYRFERGTDPALAEAASARAVQLILQTGGGRLTGHCDAASKPEKPLIVNVSVDRIGELLGMPLTPAPVKKALIALGFKVSGSGDRLSLTPPVHRADVRETADVAEEIARGVGYDRIPERRRAATRVIDHPLPARELSQRAGARWVGWGFREARNSGLVSRTDWTDWSGSDGADLAELDNPLSTAGDCLNPTLLINLLSNARHNRRRGAGNVRLFENARVFRLTGGTAVERDATAWVAVGASEEDHWKYSTRPLSFWDAKAWTKALLKEWRLKGVRFETSEHPAFHPGESQTVVLNGRSLGVFGRLHPRRAAAWDLPPDTLAGELDLTLAAEGEFLPLRFQGLSNQPPLIRDFSMIFPATVSWSSLVFWIHGQSELVENVRLFDVFTGAGVAEGQRSLAFRVTFRHADRTVSDAEGAALHERILKGLAEAFHAHPRAVVPPNS, encoded by the coding sequence ATGAAGGCGTCCCTGGCGTGGCTCAACGAATTTCTGCCGGAACCGCTGACCGCCCCGGAAGCGGCGGCGCGCCTTCGACGAGCGGGGTTCGACGTTCCCTCCGTGGCCCGGGTGGGCGGCGTTTTAACCAACGTGGTGGTGGCCCGGGTGGAAGCGGTGGAAAAACACCCCAACGCCGACAAACTGCGCGTGTGCCGCGTGTTCGACGGGAAGGATCGCTGGAACGTCGTCTGCGGCGCCCCCAACGTCACGGCGGGCGGGGTCTATCCCTTGGCCCGTTTGGGCGCCACGCTTCCCGGGGATTTGAAAATCGAAGCGCGGGCCCTGCGGGGGGTCGACTCCCAGGGCATGATGTGTTCGGCCAGGGAATTGGGGTTGAGCGACGAACACGCCGGGCTCTTCGAGCTGCCGGTCGACGCGACGCTGGGCGAATCCATCGTGAAGGCCCTGGGGTTGGACGATGAAATTTTGGAAGTGGAAATCACCCCGAACCGGCCGGACGCCCTGTCTCATTGGGGTTTGGCCCGGGAATTGGCCGCCGCGGCCGGGCGCCCCCTGGCCTGGAAACCGCCGACCGTGCCCAAAGCCCCGGCCCGAAAAAACGACGTCAAAATCGAAGACCCGGCCGCCTGTTCCCGATACATTGGGCGCGTTTTGGAAGGCGTGCGCGTGACGGCCTCGCCGCTTTGGATGCGTTTGCGGTTGGAGCGTTGCGGGCTCCGTTCCATCAACAACGTGGTGGACGTCACCAATTACGTGCTGCTGGAGTGGGGCCACCCCCTGCACGCCTTCGACCGGGCGAAATTGGCGGAATCCCGAATCGTGGTTCGTCGCGGACGGGCGGGGGAAACCCTGGAGGGGTTGGACGGCGTCGTTCGTCCCGTGGACGGGGCGTTGGTCATCGCCGACGCCGCGCGGCCCCAGGCCTTGGCCGGGGTGTTGGGCGGACGCCCGGCCTCGGTCACCGCGGAATCCACCGACCTGTTTTTGGAAAGCGCCGTTTTTCTTCCCGCGGAAATTCGGCGGGCTCGGGGGCGATGGAATCTGTCCACCGAGAGTTCCTATCGATTTGAGCGGGGAACCGACCCCGCCCTGGCGGAGGCCGCCAGCGCCCGCGCGGTTCAATTGATTCTTCAAACCGGGGGAGGGCGACTGACGGGGCATTGCGACGCGGCGTCAAAACCCGAAAAACCGCTCATCGTCAACGTTTCGGTGGACCGGATCGGGGAATTGCTGGGAATGCCCTTGACCCCGGCCCCGGTGAAAAAAGCCCTGATCGCTTTGGGTTTCAAGGTCAGCGGGTCGGGCGACCGGCTCTCCCTCACGCCGCCCGTCCACCGCGCCGACGTGCGCGAAACGGCCGATGTGGCCGAAGAGATCGCCCGGGGCGTGGGGTACGACCGTATTCCCGAACGGCGGCGGGCGGCCACCCGCGTGATCGACCATCCTTTGCCCGCGCGCGAATTGTCCCAGCGGGCCGGCGCCCGGTGGGTGGGGTGGGGGTTCCGGGAAGCGCGAAACAGCGGGCTGGTGTCCCGGACCGATTGGACGGATTGGAGCGGTTCGGACGGCGCGGACCTGGCCGAACTGGACAATCCCCTCTCCACGGCGGGCGATTGCCTCAACCCGACTCTTTTAATCAATTTGCTTTCGAACGCCCGGCACAACCGGCGGCGGGGGGCGGGCAACGTCCGTTTGTTTGAAAACGCCCGGGTCTTTCGGCTCACGGGCGGGACGGCGGTGGAAAGGGACGCCACCGCCTGGGTGGCCGTGGGCGCCTCCGAAGAGGACCACTGGAAATATTCCACGCGTCCCCTGTCGTTTTGGGACGCCAAAGCCTGGACCAAGGCGCTCTTAAAAGAGTGGCGTTTGAAGGGCGTTCGTTTTGAAACCTCCGAACATCCCGCCTTTCATCCCGGCGAATCGCAAACGGTCGTGTTAAACGGCCGCTCCCTCGGTGTGTTTGGCCGTTTGCACCCCCGCCGGGCCGCGGCGTGGGATTTGCCGCCGGACACCCTGGCCGGGGAATTGGATTTGACGCTGGCGGCCGAGGGGGAATTTCTGCCCTTGCGGTTTCAGGGCCTGTCCAATCAACCCCCTTTGATCCGGGATTTTTCAATGATTTTTCCAGCGACGGTGTCCTGGTCCTCCCTCGTTTTTTGGATTCACGGCCAAAGCGAACTGGTGGAAAACGTTCGGCTCTTCGACGTGTTTACCGGCGCGGGCGTGGCCGAGGGCCAACGCAGCCTGGCGTTTCGGGTGACCTTTCGCCACGCCGATCGGACCGTGAGCGACGCCGAGGGGGCCGCGCTCCACGAACGGATTCTCAAAGGCTTGGCCGAAGCCTTTCACGCCCACCCCCGGGCCGTTGTTCCGCCGAATTCATGA
- a CDS encoding DUF1343 domain-containing protein, whose product MAILILAVGPAHAAVETGLDVLESQNFAPLWGKRIGVIVNRTSVDRQGKNLVDLLIDTPGVTLAAIFSPEHGFSGTEEHGRPVEDTTYRDTGVPIFSLYGKNQRPTAAALERVDALVFDLQDVGARFYTYITTLGYALEEAARADKEFIVLDRPNPLGGATVEGLVLSTEVRHFTAYYSIPVRHGLTVGELAQWHDVQAGLNARLMVIPLKGWRRSMMWEDTGLNWVPPSPNIKTARAALLYCGIGAFESTNVSVGRGTPTPFEVFGAPWLKDVPLAKKLNALKLDGLRFRSVTFRPTSDRYRGERCYGVRVIIDAPRRARPVDLFVHAACLIRDARPKAFQPRWAEMPRVVGSAVFESDFNAGRSPGDLLAVLHQSAADFDAARRAHLLYP is encoded by the coding sequence ATGGCGATTTTGATCCTGGCGGTGGGTCCCGCCCACGCCGCGGTGGAGACCGGCTTGGATGTTTTGGAATCCCAAAACTTCGCTCCGTTGTGGGGCAAGCGCATCGGGGTGATCGTCAATCGGACCTCGGTCGACCGCCAAGGGAAAAACCTGGTGGATTTGCTGATCGATACGCCCGGGGTTACCCTGGCGGCCATTTTCAGTCCCGAACACGGTTTCAGCGGGACGGAAGAACACGGTCGGCCCGTGGAGGACACCACCTACCGGGACACGGGCGTCCCGATCTTCAGCCTCTACGGGAAAAATCAGCGCCCCACCGCGGCGGCGCTCGAGCGGGTTGACGCCCTCGTGTTCGACTTGCAGGACGTGGGCGCGCGCTTTTACACCTACATCACGACCCTGGGTTACGCGTTGGAAGAGGCCGCTCGGGCGGACAAGGAATTCATCGTGTTGGATCGCCCCAATCCCTTGGGCGGCGCAACCGTGGAGGGCCTGGTGCTTTCCACCGAGGTCCGCCATTTCACCGCCTACTATTCGATCCCCGTGCGGCACGGGTTGACGGTGGGGGAATTGGCCCAATGGCACGATGTGCAGGCCGGCCTCAACGCCCGGTTGATGGTCATCCCCCTGAAGGGGTGGCGGCGGTCCATGATGTGGGAGGACACCGGTTTGAATTGGGTGCCGCCCTCCCCCAACATTAAAACGGCCCGGGCGGCCCTTCTTTATTGCGGGATCGGCGCTTTTGAGTCGACCAACGTGTCGGTCGGCCGCGGCACCCCGACCCCTTTTGAAGTGTTTGGCGCCCCGTGGCTCAAAGACGTGCCTCTGGCCAAAAAGCTCAACGCCCTGAAATTGGACGGGCTTCGCTTTCGTTCCGTGACGTTTCGGCCGACGTCGGACCGATACCGGGGAGAACGCTGTTACGGTGTTCGCGTGATCATCGACGCCCCCCGGCGGGCGCGCCCGGTGGACCTTTTCGTCCACGCCGCGTGTTTGATCCGGGACGCCCGCCCCAAGGCGTTTCAGCCCCGTTGGGCGGAAATGCCCCGGGTGGTGGGCAGCGCCGTTTTTGAATCCGATTTCAACGCGGGGCGGAGCCCCGGGGACCTCCTGGCCGTCCTTCACCAAAGCGCCGCCGATTTCGACGCGGCCCGCCGCGCCCACCTGCTGTACCCCTGA
- the zapB gene encoding cell division protein ZapB — protein MANALLHRLTEKVRQAVAEIHGLRKEKERLEADVALMTEENRRARRLLREHGELIEERQRLRARIEKALSKLDKLRV, from the coding sequence GTGGCAAACGCCCTCCTCCATCGACTGACCGAAAAAGTCCGCCAAGCGGTGGCGGAAATCCACGGTTTGCGCAAAGAGAAGGAGCGGTTGGAAGCCGACGTGGCCCTGATGACGGAAGAGAACCGCCGCGCCCGCCGGCTGTTGCGGGAGCACGGGGAGTTGATCGAAGAGCGCCAACGGCTTCGAGCGCGGATTGAAAAAGCGTTGTCGAAATTGGACAAATTGCGAGTGTAG
- a CDS encoding glycoside hydrolase family 3 protein, whose product MIDEQLIGERLVFGIPGPRPTRADLQLFRDTHAGGLILYRINYRSPVQIRALVREMEESLGRRLLVTVDHEGGRVIMFQGGVTVFPDNLAFGTGATPADAARQGAVEGRELRRLGMDVAFSPTVDVLTRTHSPNIGIRSYGDNPDRVAAMAVARLRALQAQGVSACAKHFPGLGPASLDPHLDLPVIRTTWAEMRRSHLKPFRAAIAAGVDMIMSSHPLYPRLEPRPRTPATFSKKLITGLLREELGFRGVIASDDLEMGALRRLAPVGRAAVLAAAAGHDLILCCHRADLQRGVFHALLEAVRSGELSRRDLECSVERLRRLRGFAQKRFAPGPAVADPAGAALAARVARRAVTVTGPALRSPDARPAKTLVIFPRFEPLSRRIMIEPMMTRPGAFFKKTVPDPRARLCPIDINPGPRERRRVLQRARNADQVVYVCFDAHLQPGDRALMASLQRRQPKPILVLLRNPYDRVFADPRSTVVTAFGFRQCQIAACLERIFGS is encoded by the coding sequence GTGATCGACGAACAATTGATCGGGGAACGGTTGGTTTTCGGCATTCCCGGCCCCCGGCCCACCCGGGCCGACCTTCAACTTTTTCGGGACACCCACGCCGGGGGGTTGATTCTCTATCGAATCAACTACCGCTCCCCGGTCCAGATCCGCGCCTTGGTCCGGGAGATGGAAGAGTCCCTGGGTCGCCGTCTCCTCGTGACCGTCGACCACGAAGGCGGCCGGGTGATCATGTTCCAGGGCGGCGTCACTGTTTTTCCCGATAATCTCGCCTTCGGCACCGGCGCCACGCCCGCGGACGCCGCCCGGCAGGGCGCCGTGGAAGGCCGGGAATTGCGTCGTCTGGGCATGGACGTGGCGTTCTCCCCCACGGTGGACGTTTTAACGCGCACCCACAGCCCGAACATCGGCATCCGCTCCTACGGGGACAACCCGGATCGCGTGGCGGCCATGGCGGTGGCCCGATTGCGCGCCCTTCAGGCCCAGGGCGTGAGCGCCTGCGCCAAACACTTCCCGGGCCTCGGGCCGGCTTCGCTCGACCCCCATTTGGATCTGCCCGTTATCCGAACGACCTGGGCCGAAATGCGTCGCTCCCATTTGAAGCCCTTCCGGGCGGCCATCGCCGCCGGGGTGGACATGATCATGTCGTCCCATCCCCTCTACCCCCGGCTGGAACCCCGCCCTCGAACCCCCGCCACTTTTTCGAAAAAACTGATCACGGGCCTGCTCCGGGAGGAATTGGGGTTTCGCGGCGTGATCGCCTCCGACGACCTGGAAATGGGCGCCCTGCGTCGGCTGGCCCCCGTCGGCCGCGCCGCCGTCCTGGCGGCCGCCGCCGGGCACGATTTGATTTTGTGCTGCCACCGGGCCGATCTCCAGCGCGGGGTTTTCCACGCGTTGCTCGAGGCCGTCCGCTCCGGAGAACTTTCCCGCCGGGACCTGGAATGCTCCGTGGAACGCCTGCGGCGACTTCGGGGATTCGCTCAAAAACGGTTTGCCCCCGGACCGGCGGTGGCCGACCCCGCGGGAGCGGCCCTGGCCGCCCGCGTCGCGCGCCGAGCGGTCACGGTCACGGGCCCGGCGTTGCGGTCGCCGGACGCGCGGCCAGCGAAAACCCTGGTGATTTTCCCCCGTTTCGAACCCCTCTCCCGTCGCATCATGATCGAGCCGATGATGACACGGCCGGGGGCCTTTTTTAAAAAAACCGTTCCCGATCCCCGGGCGCGGCTCTGCCCGATCGACATCAACCCGGGCCCGCGCGAAAGGCGCCGGGTTCTTCAGCGTGCCCGAAACGCCGACCAAGTCGTCTACGTTTGTTTCGACGCGCACCTCCAACCGGGCGATCGCGCGCTGATGGCGTCCCTTCAACGGCGGCAACCAAAACCGATTCTGGTTCTTCTTCGCAACCCCTACGACCGCGTCTTCGCGGACCCACGCTCGACGGTCGTCACCGCCTTCGGGTTTCGTCAATGCCAAATCGCCGCCTGCCTGGAACGGATTTTCGGCTCGTGA
- the pheS gene encoding phenylalanine--tRNA ligase subunit alpha — MTALVEDLEKLKSEALGELSALGTSEALEAFRLKYLGRAAGRLTVLLQALPGLSPDERRDAGRRANELKNQLEKSLSEKKKALDDVALSAALTRDKPDLSLPGTAFLSGSLHPLTRVMNEITDAFRRSGFSVAEGPEIEDDDTNFTALNHPPDHPARDSHDTFYLKALRDAAGKPLLMRTHTSPVQIRFLKTHAPPLYIVAPGRVYRHENVDATHSFVFHQVEGLAVDRDISMADLKGALGLFAETVFGPGVQVRLRPSYFPFVEPGAEVDISCTLCDGKGCRVCKQTGWVEMLGAGLVHPNVFRGVGLDPEQWSGFAFGIGVERVAMFKYGVDDLRLFYENDLRFLEQFS; from the coding sequence ATGACCGCGCTTGTGGAGGATTTGGAAAAACTCAAGAGCGAGGCCCTGGGCGAGCTGTCGGCGTTGGGCACGTCCGAGGCGCTGGAGGCCTTCCGGCTCAAATACCTGGGGCGGGCCGCGGGCCGGCTCACGGTTCTTCTTCAGGCCTTGCCGGGCCTTTCTCCCGACGAGCGGCGCGACGCCGGGCGTCGCGCCAACGAACTCAAAAACCAGCTCGAAAAATCCCTCTCCGAAAAGAAAAAGGCGCTGGACGATGTCGCCTTGTCCGCCGCCTTGACCCGGGACAAACCGGACCTTTCGCTTCCCGGAACCGCCTTCCTGTCCGGAAGCCTCCACCCCCTCACGCGCGTCATGAATGAAATCACCGACGCTTTCCGACGTTCGGGATTTTCCGTGGCCGAGGGTCCGGAAATCGAGGACGACGACACGAATTTCACCGCCCTCAATCATCCGCCCGATCACCCCGCCCGCGACAGCCACGACACCTTTTATCTGAAGGCCCTCCGGGACGCCGCGGGGAAGCCGCTTTTGATGCGCACCCACACTTCGCCGGTTCAAATCCGATTCTTGAAGACCCACGCCCCGCCCCTCTACATCGTGGCCCCGGGACGGGTCTACCGCCACGAGAACGTGGACGCCACCCATTCCTTCGTTTTCCACCAAGTCGAAGGCCTCGCGGTGGACCGGGACATTTCCATGGCCGATTTGAAAGGGGCGTTGGGGCTGTTCGCGGAAACGGTGTTTGGTCCCGGGGTCCAAGTGCGTTTGCGCCCCTCGTATTTTCCGTTTGTCGAACCCGGCGCCGAGGTGGACATCTCCTGCACCTTGTGCGACGGAAAAGGATGCCGGGTGTGCAAACAGACGGGATGGGTGGAAATGTTGGGCGCCGGATTGGTGCACCCCAACGTGTTTCGCGGCGTGGGCTTGGACCCCGAACAATGGTCCGGGTTCGCCTTCGGCATCGGCGTGGAGCGCGTCGCCATGTTTAAATACGGCGTCGACGACCTCCGGCTCTTCTACGAAAACGACCTGCGGTTTCTGGAGCAATTTTCATGA
- a CDS encoding cell division protein ZapA, translated as MNPLVRDKIRVNIFGKDYELDPGNLTPLEASQLAAYVDQKMREIADKLGLVDTQKIAVLAALNIAFEMGSKKNNPDLSPQDESRLRGLVENLEKALAS; from the coding sequence ATGAACCCCCTCGTCCGCGACAAGATCCGCGTCAATATTTTCGGAAAAGATTACGAACTCGACCCGGGCAATTTGACCCCCCTGGAAGCCAGCCAATTGGCCGCCTACGTCGACCAGAAAATGCGGGAAATCGCCGACAAGCTGGGGCTCGTCGACACCCAGAAAATCGCGGTGCTGGCCGCGCTCAACATCGCTTTTGAAATGGGAAGCAAGAAAAACAACCCCGACCTCTCGCCCCAGGACGAGAGCCGCCTGCGCGGTCTCGTCGAAAACCTGGAAAAGGCCCTGGCGTCGTGA
- a CDS encoding replication-associated recombination protein A, which produces MKDLFATSEPSAASPEPLAARLAPREWSEFVGQQALVAEGGLLRRAIEADRLGSAIFFGPPGCGKTALARLIALKTRAHVERTNAVTIGVPDIRRLLAAAEERRRGQGRRTLLVVDEIHHFNRTQQDALLPDVERGLVTLIGLTTENPSFYVNAALLSRSTVYELRPLGMEDLRGLFKRALRDDVRGFGNRPVTVDPEAELHILSRADGDARRVLNALELAVVTTPENDGRVHVTLAVAEASTQRRSLRYDKSADEHYDTVSAFIKSLRGSDPDAAIYWMAKMLAAGEDPRFVARRLLVAAAEDVGNADPRALLIANAAFDAVEKLGMPEARIPLAQAAAYVALAPKSNAAYAAINAAWSEVENGPRREVPDALKDANRDGETRGHGRGYQYPHDFPAHFVAQTYLPQWKPFYRPTGLGDERRLKEHFEALWPERRPAP; this is translated from the coding sequence GTGAAAGACCTTTTCGCCACGTCCGAGCCTTCGGCGGCGTCGCCCGAACCGTTGGCGGCGCGCTTGGCCCCCCGGGAGTGGTCCGAATTCGTCGGGCAACAGGCGTTGGTGGCGGAGGGCGGACTCCTCCGCCGGGCCATCGAAGCGGACCGGCTGGGCTCCGCGATCTTTTTCGGTCCCCCGGGCTGCGGTAAAACCGCGCTGGCCCGCCTGATCGCCCTCAAGACACGGGCCCACGTGGAACGGACCAACGCCGTCACCATCGGCGTCCCGGACATCCGCCGGCTTTTGGCGGCGGCCGAAGAGCGCCGTCGCGGGCAAGGCCGTCGAACCCTTCTCGTCGTCGACGAAATCCACCATTTTAATCGCACCCAACAAGACGCGCTGTTGCCCGACGTGGAACGGGGCTTGGTCACCTTGATCGGGCTCACCACGGAAAATCCGTCTTTTTACGTTAACGCGGCGCTTTTGTCCCGGTCCACCGTATACGAATTGCGGCCTCTCGGGATGGAAGACCTGCGCGGTCTTTTTAAACGGGCCTTGCGGGACGACGTCCGGGGTTTTGGAAATCGCCCGGTGACGGTGGACCCCGAAGCGGAGCTTCATATTTTGTCCCGGGCCGACGGGGACGCTCGGCGGGTTTTGAACGCCTTGGAATTGGCCGTTGTGACGACGCCGGAAAACGACGGTCGCGTCCATGTCACTTTGGCCGTGGCCGAAGCCTCCACCCAACGACGCTCCCTCCGCTACGACAAATCGGCGGACGAACACTACGACACCGTTTCGGCGTTCATTAAATCGCTCCGGGGCTCGGATCCCGATGCGGCCATCTACTGGATGGCCAAAATGCTGGCCGCCGGGGAAGACCCGCGCTTCGTGGCCCGTCGCCTGTTGGTGGCCGCCGCCGAAGACGTGGGCAACGCGGACCCCCGGGCGCTTCTGATCGCCAACGCCGCTTTTGACGCCGTGGAAAAACTGGGCATGCCCGAAGCGCGGATTCCCCTGGCCCAAGCGGCCGCCTACGTGGCGCTGGCGCCCAAATCCAACGCGGCCTACGCGGCCATCAACGCCGCCTGGTCCGAGGTGGAAAACGGCCCCCGGCGGGAAGTTCCCGACGCCCTCAAAGACGCCAACCGGGACGGCGAAACCCGGGGTCACGGGCGAGGGTATCAATACCCCCACGACTTTCCGGCGCACTTCGTGGCCCAAACCTATTTGCCCCAGTGGAAGCCGTTTTACCGGCCCACCGGCTTGGGGGACGAGCGGCGTTTGAAGGAACACTTCGAGGCGTTGTGGCCCGAGCGGCGGCCCGCCCCATGA